Proteins encoded within one genomic window of Gloeobacter kilaueensis JS1:
- a CDS encoding MFS transporter: MGENNEELKALHDPYAALRSRDYRLYACGSMAAVLGQQVQAVAVGWELYERTHSTLLLGWVGLVQALPPILLSLPAGQVADRYDRQRVIMVAQTVVALAALGLSLLSALHGAVMLIYGCLLISALARAFSGPANSALLPQLVPPAALANAVTWRSSWFQVGSVIGPALGGLVIAWQKSAAFAYVLTVACAFSFLLFTAALRPQYRPPARAKEAISFRSLVGGLSFIWSNQIILATITLDLFAVLLGGATTLLPVYAKDILHVGPVGLGWLRAAPSVGALAMAIVLAYLPPMRRAGLTLLLAVSGFGVATIVFGLSHNFYLSLAMLALTGVFDNISVVVRSTLLQLLTPDAMRGRVLAVNFVFVSASNEIGGFESGLVAEWFGPILSVVGGGIGTLVVVLAVAWLWPQVRRLGSLSELAG, encoded by the coding sequence ATGGGAGAGAACAACGAAGAGCTGAAGGCTCTGCATGACCCTTACGCCGCTTTGCGCTCGCGCGACTACCGGCTGTACGCCTGCGGCAGCATGGCGGCGGTACTGGGCCAGCAGGTGCAGGCGGTGGCGGTGGGCTGGGAGCTGTACGAGCGCACCCACTCGACTTTGCTCTTAGGTTGGGTCGGGCTGGTGCAGGCACTGCCACCCATCTTGCTCTCGCTGCCCGCCGGTCAGGTGGCGGACCGCTACGACCGCCAGCGGGTGATCATGGTGGCGCAGACGGTGGTTGCCCTCGCCGCTCTTGGGCTCTCGCTGCTTTCTGCCCTGCACGGTGCGGTCATGCTCATCTATGGCTGTCTGCTTATCAGTGCCCTGGCCCGCGCCTTCAGCGGCCCCGCCAACTCGGCACTGCTGCCGCAACTGGTGCCGCCGGCTGCTCTGGCGAACGCCGTTACCTGGCGCAGCAGCTGGTTTCAGGTTGGCTCGGTGATTGGCCCGGCTCTCGGTGGCCTCGTGATCGCCTGGCAAAAGAGCGCCGCCTTCGCCTACGTGCTCACTGTCGCCTGCGCCTTCAGTTTTTTGCTGTTCACCGCTGCCCTCAGGCCCCAGTACAGACCGCCCGCCCGCGCCAAAGAGGCGATTAGCTTTCGCTCGCTGGTGGGTGGGTTGAGCTTTATCTGGAGCAACCAGATCATCCTCGCCACGATCACCCTCGATCTGTTTGCGGTGCTTTTGGGCGGTGCCACCACCCTCCTGCCGGTCTATGCCAAAGATATTCTCCACGTCGGTCCGGTGGGGCTGGGCTGGCTGCGGGCCGCTCCCTCGGTGGGGGCCCTCGCGATGGCGATCGTCCTTGCCTACCTGCCGCCGATGCGCCGGGCCGGGCTGACGCTGCTGTTGGCGGTGAGCGGCTTTGGTGTGGCGACGATCGTCTTTGGTTTGTCGCACAATTTTTATCTGTCGCTCGCGATGCTGGCGCTGACCGGTGTGTTCGACAACATCAGCGTCGTCGTGCGCAGCACCCTGTTGCAGCTCCTCACCCCCGACGCGATGCGGGGCCGGGTACTGGCGGTGAACTTCGTCTTTGTAAGTGCCTCCAACGAAATTGGCGGCTTCGAGTCGGGCCTGGTGGCCGAATGGTTCGGACCCATTCTCTCGGTGGTGGGCGGCGGCATCGGCACCCTCGTCGTCGTGCTCGCCGTGGCCTGGCTCTGGCCGCAGGTGCGCCGCCTCGGTTCGCTCAGCGAACTGGCTGGATGA
- a CDS encoding Clp protease N-terminal domain-containing protein: protein MESRFSLDDYSEKALYIIIASSGVAQSFLSNTVELEHLLFSLASVPETVSFSILKRFELGLKALRDSIERLSFTKKAAANTTEPSPTYIFALNSALEEAHKDGFAMVSDRHLFLGFIRAVEVYGGVSEVILSEFNITPSALREQLCKEQL from the coding sequence ATGGAAAGTAGGTTTAGCCTCGACGACTACTCTGAAAAAGCTTTGTATATTATCATCGCTAGCAGTGGGGTTGCACAAAGTTTTCTCTCAAATACAGTCGAGCTTGAGCATCTGCTTTTCAGCCTTGCATCTGTTCCTGAAACTGTGAGCTTCAGTATCTTAAAAAGATTTGAGCTAGGTTTGAAAGCTTTAAGGGATAGCATAGAAAGATTGAGCTTCACTAAAAAAGCAGCAGCTAACACTACTGAGCCATCCCCCACATATATTTTTGCCTTAAATTCCGCTTTAGAAGAAGCTCACAAGGACGGATTTGCAATGGTCTCTGACAGGCATTTATTCTTGGGCTTTATTCGCGCAGTCGAAGTTTATGGAGGGGTATCAGAAGTAATACTTTCGGAGTTTAATATTACGCCTTCTGCTTTGCGCGAACAGCTTTGCAAAGAACAGTTATAA
- a CDS encoding IS4 family transposase codes for MTTNKKTRHPDHVRSRRMSAPTSEQIEEHLTLLLKPAVYSQLASYRQLGLRERILSLPLMVAATLTLIWRQVPSVHELARMLARDNLLWCTAVDVSQQALSQRLLAFAAGLFASVLQALLPTLQQRQQQRTRPLPVALQIAKKHFEALWIADGSTLEAVFRKLDSLQEQPAGVLGGKICTLLDMCTHLPVDVWFEEQPLAHDTTFWPALHSRVRPGILLVLDRGFYDFGEFARVLAGGGQFLSRMKKNTTYVVVESLSKSAYHRERTILLTSSKGELPVLRLVEVKQGNTWYSYLTSVLDPTVLPPFVVADLYSRRWNIETAFGIVKRLLGLSYLWTGSINGVQLQVWASWLFYSVLVDLSDAVAEALSVEYERISQEMVYRGLYHFCNAANRGIASDVVEYLSAPKNKDLGVLKTIRKPEVRLNVAPHPT; via the coding sequence ATGACAACCAACAAGAAGACTCGTCACCCTGACCACGTGCGCTCCCGCCGCATGAGCGCTCCCACCAGTGAGCAGATTGAAGAGCACCTCACCCTGCTTCTCAAGCCTGCGGTCTACAGCCAACTTGCCAGCTATCGCCAACTGGGCCTACGCGAGCGCATTCTCTCCTTGCCACTGATGGTCGCAGCCACGCTCACCCTCATCTGGCGGCAGGTACCCTCAGTCCATGAACTGGCCCGGATGCTCGCAAGAGACAATCTCCTCTGGTGTACGGCGGTCGATGTCTCTCAGCAAGCTTTGTCCCAGCGTCTGCTGGCATTTGCTGCAGGATTGTTCGCTTCTGTCCTGCAAGCATTGCTTCCCACTCTCCAGCAACGTCAGCAACAGCGCACCCGTCCCCTACCCGTCGCCCTCCAAATCGCAAAAAAACACTTTGAGGCGCTCTGGATAGCAGACGGCTCGACGCTCGAAGCGGTGTTCCGCAAACTCGACAGCCTCCAGGAGCAACCCGCAGGAGTGCTTGGGGGGAAGATTTGCACGCTGCTGGACATGTGTACTCATCTGCCGGTGGATGTATGGTTTGAGGAGCAGCCACTGGCCCATGACACCACTTTCTGGCCAGCCTTACATTCCCGCGTCCGTCCGGGCATATTGCTGGTTTTGGACCGGGGGTTTTATGACTTTGGCGAGTTCGCCCGTGTTCTTGCAGGTGGTGGCCAGTTTCTGAGTCGGATGAAGAAAAACACGACTTATGTGGTGGTCGAAAGCCTTTCTAAAAGTGCCTACCACCGGGAGCGCACCATTTTGCTCACCTCCAGCAAGGGAGAGTTGCCTGTGCTGCGATTGGTAGAAGTGAAGCAGGGCAATACCTGGTACAGCTATCTGACCTCGGTGCTCGACCCAACCGTGTTGCCGCCTTTTGTCGTAGCAGATTTGTATAGTAGACGCTGGAATATTGAGACAGCTTTTGGCATCGTTAAGCGCTTGTTGGGGTTGTCGTACCTGTGGACCGGTTCAATCAATGGCGTGCAATTACAAGTCTGGGCGAGTTGGCTGTTTTACAGTGTGCTGGTGGACTTGAGCGATGCGGTGGCAGAGGCGTTGTCTGTCGAGTACGAGCGGATTTCGCAGGAGATGGTGTATCGGGGGCTGTATCACTTTTGCAATGCCGCCAATCGTGGGATAGCCAGTGATGTAGTCGAGTATTTGTCAGCGCCGAAGAACAAAGATTTGGGTGTGCTCAAGACGATCCGAAAACCAGAAGTCCGCCTCAATGTTGCTCCTCACCCTACTTGA
- a CDS encoding RHS repeat-associated core domain-containing protein, which produces MHDPFNNSVIAAIDGDSKTVKTGYGYSPFGDKIVANSSNSSSNNLRYAGREQDSNSWYYYMRGRYYIPGHHRYTMEDPLGFAGGDTNLYRYVGNNPHTDSDPSGLEGDDRGDGSGGTPYDLAPVIVIGPRSILDPNAPVSFLVGTGVTIGAPGIGGGGGGNGSGSGRPFPPTSPPDMTPKQPNPSDPNGPMMPTRGVPLLLAQFSRQRSYGPDVYLSTNEPLKPGDRFNQTFPTQGDSVTIRGVVSGQSSDTTLVPWVTS; this is translated from the coding sequence TTGCACGACCCGTTCAACAACTCGGTCATCGCAGCGATTGACGGCGATAGCAAAACGGTGAAGACGGGCTACGGCTATAGTCCCTTTGGCGACAAGATAGTTGCCAATAGCAGCAACAGCAGTAGCAACAATCTGCGCTATGCAGGCCGGGAGCAAGACTCCAATAGCTGGTACTACTACATGCGGGGCCGGTACTACATTCCTGGTCATCACCGCTACACGATGGAAGACCCGCTCGGTTTTGCAGGCGGTGACACCAACCTCTACCGCTACGTCGGCAACAACCCGCATACCGATAGCGATCCCTCTGGATTGGAGGGCGACGATAGGGGAGATGGAAGTGGTGGTACACCTTACGACCTAGCACCGGTCATTGTCATTGGACCGCGTTCCATTCTCGATCCCAATGCTCCTGTCTCTTTCCTGGTTGGTACTGGCGTAACCATCGGCGCACCTGGAATTGGCGGCGGTGGTGGTGGTAACGGGAGTGGCAGCGGGCGGCCCTTTCCTCCGACTTCGCCTCCGGATATGACACCCAAGCAGCCGAACCCGAGCGACCCGAATGGGCCGATGATGCCTACACGAGGTGTACCCCTCTTGCTGGCGCAGTTTTCTCGGCAGAGAAGTTATGGTCCTGATGTCTATTTGTCTACAAATGAACCATTAAAACCTGGAGACCGGTTTAATCAAACATTTCCAACCCAAGGAGATTCTGTAACTATCCGGGGAGTAGTTAGTGGTCAATCCTCTGACACTACCCTTGTCCCATGGGTGACAAGTTAA
- a CDS encoding IS701 family transposase has product MTTPRKPNSTVPFVDQYCSTYQHLFADVRTFECFKSLQLGLVSEVKRKTLPAIARAVGADAQAFHHFLVHSPWSVECFREQRIALTKQALNGRSITVCIDETGDKKKGKKTDYVSRQYIGNVGKIDNGIVSVHAFGLLGNITFPLLFRVFKPECRLAKNEQHKSKPKIAADLIDELCEQGFNIGLVVADSHYGESSDFINTLWKHRLHYVVAIRSNHGVWMLKGWVVRRNRWKSFERQFSNGKTETRYIREIIFGKRKATRYYEITTDIEKQPEESTWYIMTNLPGKIEKTVGNLFGDRTWVEYGFRQVKAELGWTDYKLTAYRGIEKWWEMVCSAYLMVSMQTTTMGEESEEEVPDKASESQRYPAMYTTHKWWDEKQGWKAILNNMRLMIQPFVCLSLLLPWLEVTQLNDLGKVLQNLIDKVNGFAVFLRL; this is encoded by the coding sequence ATGACCACTCCAAGGAAACCTAATAGCACTGTCCCTTTCGTAGATCAATACTGTTCCACTTACCAACACCTGTTTGCAGACGTCCGAACTTTTGAATGCTTCAAAAGCTTGCAACTCGGGTTAGTTTCCGAGGTCAAACGCAAAACTCTGCCCGCGATAGCCAGAGCAGTGGGCGCAGACGCTCAGGCTTTTCATCACTTTTTGGTCCACTCTCCCTGGTCGGTTGAATGCTTTAGAGAACAACGAATTGCACTGACCAAGCAAGCACTGAACGGACGCTCTATCACCGTTTGCATTGACGAAACTGGCGACAAGAAAAAGGGAAAGAAGACCGACTATGTCTCCCGACAATACATCGGCAATGTCGGCAAAATAGATAACGGCATTGTTTCCGTTCATGCCTTCGGTTTGCTGGGGAATATCACCTTTCCATTGCTATTCAGGGTTTTCAAACCCGAGTGCCGTCTTGCTAAAAACGAACAGCACAAGAGTAAACCCAAAATCGCTGCTGATTTGATTGATGAGTTATGTGAGCAGGGGTTCAATATTGGTCTGGTAGTAGCGGACAGCCACTATGGAGAAAGTAGCGATTTTATCAACACTTTGTGGAAACACCGACTGCACTATGTCGTTGCTATCCGCTCCAATCACGGGGTGTGGATGCTCAAGGGTTGGGTTGTTCGTCGCAATCGCTGGAAAAGCTTCGAGCGTCAATTCAGTAATGGCAAGACAGAAACACGCTACATCCGCGAGATTATTTTTGGCAAACGCAAGGCAACGCGATACTACGAGATCACGACGGATATCGAGAAACAGCCCGAGGAAAGTACCTGGTATATCATGACCAATCTGCCTGGAAAAATTGAAAAGACGGTAGGCAATTTGTTTGGAGATAGAACCTGGGTCGAGTACGGTTTTCGTCAGGTGAAAGCGGAACTAGGCTGGACGGACTACAAGTTGACAGCTTACCGAGGCATCGAGAAGTGGTGGGAGATGGTGTGCAGTGCCTACTTAATGGTGAGTATGCAAACAACGACGATGGGAGAAGAATCAGAGGAAGAGGTTCCTGACAAAGCAAGCGAGAGTCAGCGTTATCCTGCAATGTACACCACCCATAAGTGGTGGGATGAAAAACAAGGATGGAAGGCGATTTTGAACAACATGCGACTGATGATTCAGCCATTCGTTTGCTTGAGTTTATTATTGCCGTGGCTAGAGGTGACCCAGTTGAATGACCTTGGAAAAGTACTCCAGAATCTAATAGACAAAGTCAATGGTTTTGCAGTCTTCCTCCGACTTTGA
- a CDS encoding transposase — protein sequence MRHSIVKRQNPEHKQSKSNDLETLKLAEQEGLVHIKYLDESGFSLPSVIGYTWAEVGKQKRIEQPNRRGKRISVLGIYAPGEAFNYGVSLGSIKNDVYIELMDWEAKRAAERLAETGQITVIVQDNYSVHKHWRVKERWPVWERQGLYVFFLPVCCPEMNRIEEEWHQVKAHHMKCRSFEMEYELAEAVIEAIDERYLGKGLQCERYLFN from the coding sequence ATAAGGCACAGCATTGTCAAACGCCAAAACCCAGAGCATAAGCAGAGCAAATCGAACGACCTGGAAACTCTAAAACTGGCTGAGCAAGAAGGTTTGGTGCATATCAAATATCTTGACGAGTCGGGTTTTAGCCTACCAAGTGTGATTGGCTATACCTGGGCAGAAGTCGGTAAGCAAAAACGGATCGAGCAGCCAAATCGTCGAGGCAAACGCATCAGTGTGCTTGGGATATATGCTCCGGGAGAAGCCTTCAACTATGGTGTGAGTTTGGGAAGCATAAAAAACGATGTGTATATCGAGTTAATGGATTGGGAAGCGAAAAGAGCCGCCGAAAGACTGGCAGAGACTGGTCAAATAACAGTGATAGTGCAAGATAATTATTCAGTGCATAAACATTGGCGGGTGAAAGAGCGATGGCCAGTATGGGAGAGGCAAGGGTTGTACGTGTTCTTTCTGCCAGTATGTTGCCCAGAGATGAATCGCATAGAGGAGGAATGGCACCAGGTAAAAGCTCACCATATGAAGTGTCGTAGCTTCGAGATGGAGTATGAACTTGCGGAAGCAGTGATTGAGGCCATAGATGAGCGATATCTGGGCAAGGGGTTGCAGTGTGAACGTTATCTGTTTAATTGA
- a CDS encoding helix-turn-helix domain-containing protein: MPYHRIYLTPQEEDDLQKLSDDLTVPQRVRQRAQTVRLSMHGMTAPQIAAYLGCAPSTVRTTFRRWWDHGLQGLFEAKGRGARPKLAAEDFEFLRQQMQQHPKAYNARHLATLLQQRGVQVHPDYLRQVLKKKDSVGKE, encoded by the coding sequence ATGCCCTATCATCGCATCTACCTGACACCCCAGGAAGAAGACGACCTCCAAAAACTCAGCGACGACCTCACCGTTCCTCAGCGTGTACGCCAACGTGCTCAAACCGTACGGCTGAGTATGCATGGCATGACTGCACCTCAAATTGCTGCCTACCTCGGTTGTGCCCCATCTACAGTGCGCACTACCTTCCGCCGTTGGTGGGACCACGGCCTGCAGGGATTGTTCGAGGCTAAGGGTCGTGGTGCCAGACCGAAACTCGCAGCGGAAGACTTTGAGTTTCTCAGACAACAGATGCAGCAACACCCAAAAGCCTACAATGCGAGACACTTGGCTACTCTGCTTCAGCAGCGGGGGGTGCAAGTGCATCCAGACTATCTCAGGCAGGTTCTCAAAAAAAAAGATTCAGTTGGCAAAGAATAA
- a CDS encoding TOBE domain-containing protein gives MAPKISGRNQLPGRIIELQLGDILAEVSVQVGDQVVDAVITRRSAENLQLKVGDPVTMLIKATEVMVIKDMP, from the coding sequence ATGGCTCCCAAAATCAGCGGGCGCAACCAGTTGCCCGGACGGATTATCGAGTTGCAGTTAGGAGACATTCTGGCGGAGGTGAGTGTCCAGGTGGGCGATCAGGTGGTCGATGCGGTGATCACCCGCCGCTCGGCGGAAAACCTGCAGCTCAAAGTGGGCGATCCGGTGACGATGCTCATCAAGGCGACCGAAGTGATGGTGATTAAAGACATGCCCTGA
- a CDS encoding O-methyltransferase, translating to MADDTTRSGTGGYSSLAIRDYIESLYSPPANDLTDAVGELERTDMPRIQISPTDGSILRLLLQMIRAKRVVEFGTLSGYSGLWMLRALGVDGHLWTCEYSSRHAEVARGVFERAGYGSQVTILEGDGRESLKKLEAHAPFDAVFIDADKSGYPLYARWAFDHLRPGGLIVADNTYLFGYLAGRAPDRNLDQRSIEAMQEFHVFLTSHCVAACLPTPDGLSVGIKPGNGF from the coding sequence GTGGCAGACGATACGACGCGCAGCGGAACGGGCGGTTACTCTTCGCTTGCGATTCGCGACTATATCGAGAGCCTCTATAGCCCACCGGCTAACGATCTGACCGATGCGGTCGGCGAGTTGGAGCGCACGGATATGCCGCGCATCCAGATTTCACCGACGGACGGTTCGATCCTGCGCCTGCTCCTGCAGATGATTCGGGCAAAGCGCGTCGTCGAGTTCGGCACCCTCTCGGGCTACTCGGGCCTCTGGATGCTCAGAGCGCTGGGAGTTGACGGGCATCTGTGGACCTGCGAGTACAGTTCCAGACACGCTGAGGTGGCGCGGGGCGTCTTCGAGCGGGCGGGTTACGGCTCGCAGGTGACGATTTTAGAAGGGGACGGGAGGGAGAGCCTGAAGAAGCTGGAGGCGCACGCTCCCTTCGACGCGGTCTTTATCGACGCCGACAAGAGCGGCTATCCACTCTACGCCCGCTGGGCCTTCGATCACCTGCGGCCTGGAGGATTGATCGTCGCCGACAACACCTACCTTTTTGGCTATCTGGCGGGCCGTGCGCCCGACCGCAACCTCGATCAGCGCTCGATCGAGGCGATGCAGGAGTTTCACGTCTTTCTCACCTCCCACTGTGTGGCCGCCTGCCTGCCCACCCCGGACGGCCTGAGCGTCGGGATTAAGCCTGGGAACGGTTTTTAA
- a CDS encoding RecQ family ATP-dependent DNA helicase: MQEAAQILHKLWGYPGFRPQQLPIVEAIAGGRDVLAILPTGGGKSVTFQIPALLCSGTTLVVTPLVALMEDQVSRLRAMRIAAACLHGELSAERRSEVLKGIGDGRWSLLYLSPETLLSPAVWPRLLTTDISRIVLDEAHCLVSWGSSFRPSYHRLGAARLALGAPPLCALTATATAAAAAKLERLLGLIDPVRLVQPPYRANLFLQVRWMWSNPQRLGAMRAFLATCPPDSSGLIYLRTRAGAERLARQLASLGYRCTHYHAGLAGPTRRAIERDWLAGRQQFLLATNAFGMGVDAPHVRWVIHANTPPSLEEYLQEIGRAGRDGEPATALLLASEPSGLIEPSDHNLHRHFHEQQQRHWQQARQALAQLPARGAFRADLALSLALLHECGQLVWETPFVYRITQSAAIFSQPAPTHLLRSYLLTRHCRWQFLLSAFGQAHSAPCGHCDRCCRTLR, translated from the coding sequence ATGCAAGAAGCGGCGCAGATCCTGCACAAACTCTGGGGCTATCCCGGCTTCCGCCCCCAGCAACTGCCGATCGTCGAGGCGATCGCAGGCGGTCGGGATGTGCTTGCGATTTTGCCCACCGGCGGCGGCAAAAGCGTGACCTTCCAGATCCCGGCCTTGCTTTGCTCCGGAACGACGCTGGTTGTCACGCCGCTGGTGGCGCTCATGGAAGATCAGGTGAGCCGCCTGCGGGCGATGCGCATCGCCGCCGCCTGCCTGCACGGTGAACTTTCGGCTGAGCGGCGCAGCGAAGTGCTCAAAGGGATCGGCGATGGGCGCTGGTCACTGTTGTATCTTTCTCCTGAAACCCTGCTCAGCCCGGCGGTCTGGCCCCGGCTGCTCACCACCGACATCAGCCGCATCGTTCTGGATGAGGCCCACTGCCTGGTGAGCTGGGGCAGCAGTTTCAGGCCCAGCTACCACCGCCTGGGAGCCGCCCGCCTGGCCCTCGGCGCACCGCCGCTGTGCGCTTTGACGGCCACCGCCACTGCGGCGGCAGCGGCAAAATTAGAGCGCCTGCTGGGGCTCATCGATCCGGTGCGCCTGGTCCAGCCGCCTTACCGCGCCAACTTGTTTTTACAAGTGCGCTGGATGTGGTCGAACCCGCAGCGGCTGGGGGCAATGCGGGCGTTTCTCGCAACCTGTCCCCCAGATAGCAGTGGCTTGATTTATCTGCGCACCCGCGCCGGGGCGGAGCGGCTGGCCCGGCAACTGGCGAGCCTGGGCTACCGCTGCACCCACTACCACGCTGGATTAGCGGGCCCAACCCGCCGGGCGATCGAGCGCGACTGGCTGGCTGGCCGCCAGCAATTTCTGCTTGCCACCAACGCCTTCGGTATGGGGGTAGACGCTCCCCACGTGCGCTGGGTGATCCACGCCAACACCCCGCCCAGCCTCGAAGAGTACCTGCAAGAAATTGGCCGGGCGGGCCGCGACGGTGAACCGGCTACGGCTTTGCTACTGGCAAGCGAGCCGAGCGGGCTCATCGAGCCGAGCGATCACAACCTCCACCGGCATTTTCACGAACAACAGCAGCGCCACTGGCAACAGGCCCGACAGGCTCTCGCCCAACTGCCTGCACGGGGCGCGTTTCGAGCCGATCTGGCCCTCAGCCTCGCCCTGCTGCACGAGTGTGGCCAACTTGTCTGGGAGACGCCTTTTGTTTACCGGATCACTCAAAGCGCCGCAATTTTTTCTCAACCCGCACCTACTCATCTGTTGCGCAGCTATCTTTTGACCCGGCACTGCCGCTGGCAATTTCTGCTCTCGGCGTTCGGTCAGGCGCACAGTGCGCCCTGCGGCCACTGCGATCGCTGCTGCCGGACGCTTCGCTGA
- a CDS encoding M14 family metallopeptidase has product MPTSAAIHFERQLVFALDLPFAQQIRLINHRFEPRWHTGAQEVTILSGLHGDELDGGYICHLLSRFLQRLPAGWRLLGAINVLPNANPLAGSLAERFVPAMGSDLNRSFPGQAGGNECERLAAAIFSIAARSSACIDIHSSNGFLEELPQVRVVQEPRLIEWANCLGLDLVWSHSSHNWIAGTIAQALFEQNVPALVIELGTGSRIHRTYSERVFRGILQWLLKLGILSGPQTAAVPHRPLQAGEFNIVYVNAEGGGLFVPRAALSLGDRLRRGSRIGQVIDPINGQEAEIIAPLDGQLFTLRVHPVVYAGSLVARLVHT; this is encoded by the coding sequence ATGCCCACCTCCGCCGCCATCCACTTCGAGCGCCAGCTGGTATTTGCCCTGGACCTGCCATTTGCCCAGCAGATCCGCCTGATCAACCACCGCTTCGAGCCGCGCTGGCACACCGGAGCCCAGGAAGTGACGATCTTAAGTGGACTGCACGGCGACGAGCTGGACGGCGGTTATATCTGTCATCTGCTCTCGCGCTTTTTGCAGCGCCTGCCCGCCGGCTGGCGGTTGCTCGGTGCGATCAACGTCCTGCCCAACGCCAATCCGCTGGCGGGCAGCCTTGCGGAACGCTTTGTACCGGCGATGGGCAGCGATCTCAACCGCAGCTTTCCAGGCCAGGCGGGGGGCAACGAGTGCGAGCGGCTGGCAGCAGCCATCTTCTCGATCGCCGCCCGCTCCAGCGCCTGCATCGATATCCACAGCTCCAACGGTTTTCTTGAAGAACTGCCCCAGGTGCGCGTCGTCCAGGAGCCGCGCCTTATAGAGTGGGCCAATTGCCTCGGGCTCGATCTCGTCTGGAGCCATTCGAGCCACAACTGGATTGCAGGCACGATTGCCCAGGCGCTCTTCGAGCAGAATGTACCGGCCCTTGTAATCGAGCTGGGTACCGGCAGTCGGATCCACCGCACCTACAGCGAGCGGGTTTTTCGCGGCATCCTGCAGTGGCTGCTCAAACTCGGCATCTTGAGCGGACCCCAGACGGCGGCGGTGCCCCACCGGCCCCTGCAGGCAGGAGAGTTCAACATCGTCTACGTCAACGCCGAAGGAGGCGGCCTGTTTGTGCCCCGCGCCGCCCTCAGCCTCGGGGACCGCCTGCGGCGCGGCAGCCGGATTGGCCAGGTGATCGATCCGATAAACGGCCAGGAGGCGGAGATAATCGCCCCCCTCGACGGTCAGCTCTTTACGCTGCGCGTGCATCCGGTGGTCTATGCCGGTTCCCTGGTCGCCCGGCTGGTACACACCTAG
- a CDS encoding M14 family metallopeptidase — MQKSLGPLLVPFAAPLPLILNEFGRGRPVLSVVGGLHGHAYNSVYTCHLLMRWLKKQEQRQSDYQLRGRVRVLPAVNAPGLLTASRYWPFDNTDLDRVFPGYSQGETTQRLVSWVFEQVRHSDCCVDLRGPENGMAEWPQVQVHFSQPRALELAKAMGLPVIRVRRPPAGRLTAGYDLFSASQGSLAHNLFQAGIDALLLQAGAGQVIEPLFCHQLLAALIRLMLQMGIVTGPPPEPPGVAVPETITADDIEAIHAQRAGLFVAGAAPGQIVEPGTPLGQIVDPLSADILEEPAAAKMGLILSLRLQPIVLQGSLIACTTRI, encoded by the coding sequence ATGCAAAAGTCGCTCGGACCGCTGCTGGTTCCTTTCGCCGCCCCTTTACCGCTGATCCTCAACGAATTTGGCCGGGGCCGACCGGTCTTGAGCGTGGTGGGCGGCCTGCACGGCCACGCCTACAACAGCGTCTACACCTGTCATCTGCTCATGCGCTGGTTAAAAAAGCAGGAGCAACGGCAGAGCGACTACCAGTTGCGCGGTCGGGTGCGGGTGCTCCCGGCGGTGAATGCGCCGGGACTGCTCACCGCCAGTCGCTACTGGCCCTTCGACAACACCGACCTCGACCGGGTTTTTCCGGGTTACAGCCAGGGGGAGACGACCCAGCGGCTGGTGAGCTGGGTCTTCGAGCAGGTGCGCCACTCCGACTGCTGCGTGGATCTGCGCGGCCCCGAAAACGGGATGGCCGAATGGCCGCAGGTGCAGGTGCATTTTAGCCAGCCGCGCGCCCTTGAACTGGCAAAGGCGATGGGGTTGCCCGTGATCCGGGTGCGCCGCCCACCAGCGGGCCGCCTCACAGCCGGGTACGATCTTTTTTCGGCCAGCCAGGGCAGCCTTGCCCACAACCTGTTCCAGGCGGGCATCGACGCCCTGCTGCTGCAGGCTGGGGCGGGCCAGGTGATCGAGCCGCTGTTCTGCCACCAGCTACTGGCAGCCTTGATCCGGCTGATGCTGCAGATGGGGATCGTCACCGGCCCACCGCCAGAGCCGCCTGGAGTCGCGGTGCCTGAGACGATTACTGCAGACGACATCGAGGCGATCCACGCTCAGAGGGCCGGTCTATTTGTAGCGGGCGCTGCTCCCGGCCAGATCGTCGAACCTGGCACGCCCTTAGGTCAGATCGTCGATCCGCTCAGCGCCGACATTCTCGAAGAGCCGGCAGCTGCCAAGATGGGCCTCATCCTGTCACTGCGCCTGCAGCCTATCGTCCTGCAGGGAAGCCTGATTGCCTGTACAACCAGAATCTAG